The Streptomyces sp. V3I7 genome segment GGCGGCTCTGACATGCCGTTGAGTGGAGCAATCCCCGGTGTGCCCGGATCGGCCGCTCCAGGCTGTATCTCTTGTCGAGACCGCCGGGTGCCAGGAGTTACGTGTGTGGAGGCGTCGCCAGTCGGGCCGGATGAGGCGGGCGAGCAGCGCCACCGGGAGCGGCCGCCGGGAGTCTGCCGCGGACGGGGATGACCGGACGCGGCCGCCCGCCGCTCCGACGTGGATGCGCTGGATTCCGGTCTGTTACGTCGTCGGAGTCCTGCTGATCGAACCGTTCACGCCCGTGCAGTGGCCGGTGAGCTTCCTGCTGATCGCACTGCCGTTGGTGACCGCGTTCGCCTACGGGCCCGTGGTCGTCGCCGCCGTCACCGTACTCGCCGTCGTCCTGGAAGGTGTCCTGGCCGGCACCCCGTGCTGCGCGGGCCGCGTCGTCGGCTACCAGTGGGACCGGCACTACGTGGCCGCGTACGTCTGCACCGCGCTGGTGGGGACGCTCGGCACGATCCTGGCGGTCGGCCGGACGCGCCGGGAGCGGACGCTGGCCGACGTGCGCTTCGTCGCCGAGATCGCGCAGCACGTGCTGCTCCGGCCGGTGCCGCGCCGGATCGGGAACCTCCTCGTGGAGAGCTTCTGTCTCTCCGCCGCCGCGGAGGCGCGCATCGGCGGCGACCTGTACGAGGCGGTTCCCACCCCGTACGGGGTGCGTCTCCTCATCGGCGACGTCCGCGGCAAGGGCCTGCTCGCGGTGGAGACGGCCGCGACCCTGCTGGGCGCGTTCCGCGAGGCCGCGCACGACGAGCCCGACCTTCCGGCCCTGGTCGCCCGGGTGGAGACCAGCATGATGCGCAGGGCCGCGCAGCTTCCGGGGAGCGATGTGAGCGAGCGGTTCGTGACCGCCGTCTTCGCGGAGATCCCGAGCGACAGCCATGTGGTCCGCATCGTCAACTGCGGCCATCCGCCGCCCCTGCTCATCCGCCCCGCCGAGGTGCGCGAGCTGGACACCGGCCGCTCCGCGCCGCCCCTGAACCTGGGCATGCTCGTCGGGGACCCGTACCACGTGGACGCCCGTCCCTTCCGGCCCGGCGACCAGATCCTGCTGTACACGGACGGCATCACGGAGACCCGCGATCCGGACGGCTCCTTCTATCCGCTCGCCGACCGCGTCCGCTCCTGGGGCCGGCTCCGGCCGCGCGAGCTGATGGAACGGCTCCATCAGGACCTCGTCGAGTACAGCCACGACCACCTCCACGACGACACCGCGGCCCTCACCGCCAGTCTTCTCCCGGATCCGCCCGACGTTCCCGACGAACCCGACGGCCGGTCGGAGGCCTGGGAGAGCCGTTCCGACGCACGGTGACTCCGACGCACTGGCATCCCGGCGCGCGGGTACGGCGCCGGGATGCCAGAGTCGGTGTCCATGCGCGCCGCCTACATCACCGAGCTCGGTCCCGCCGAGGCCATCCGTCTGGGCGAGCTGCCGCCGCCGCTCCCCGGTCCCCATGACGTGCTGGTGGACGTCGAGTTCAGCGCCGTCAACTCCGTGGACACCTTCGTCCGTTCCGGGGCGTACGGCACGCCGATGCGGTTCCCGTTCGTCGTCGGCCGCGACCTGGCCGGGACCGTGGCCGCCGTCGGTTCCGCGGTGTCGGCGTTCCGCCCCGGCGACCGGGTCTGGTGCAACAGCCTCGGTCACGCGGGCCGGCAGGGCGCGGCCGCCGAGCAGGCGGTCGTGCCCGCGGACCGGCTCTACCACGTGCCCGACGGCGTGGATCTCCTCGACACCGTCGCGCTGGCCCACTCGGCGGCGACGGCGCATCTCGCGCTGTTCCCGCACGGGCGGTTGCGGGCCGGCGAGACCGTCGCCGTGCTCGGCGCCGCGGGCAACGTGGGCAGCGCGCTGGTGGTGCTCGCGGCCCAGGCGGGCGCGCGGGTCGTCGCCGTCGCCTCGGCGCGCGACGCGGCGTACGTACGCTCGCTCGGCGCGGACCACGTCGTCGACTACCGCTCCCCCGACGCCGTCGAGGAGATCAGGGCCGCCGCCCCCGACGGCGTCGACCTGCACATCGACACCTCGGGACGCAACGATCTCGAGGTCGCGCTGAACCTCCTCGCGGACCGGGGGCGGATGGTCGTGATGTCCGGGCTGCACACGCGGCCGGTGCTGCCGGCGGGCGCGCTGTACGCGCGGGACCGGTCGATCCGCGGGTTCGCCATCTCCAACGCCGACACCACCCAGCTCGCCGAGGCCGCCCGGCGCCTCAACACGCTGCTCGCGGAGGGCCGGATCCGGCCCCGCGCCGTCGAGGTGCTGCCGCTGAGCGCGGCGGCCGAGGCCCACCGCCGTGTCGAACAGCGCGAGGCGCGCGGCAAACTCGTGCTGCGCGTTGAGGACTGAACGGATGAACGGAATTCTTCCGCGGCTGCCGCGTCCCGCGTACACCCCAATGGCCCGGAACCGGTTCCGCTTGTCGCCGGGTGCGGCTTGCCCGGCGACAAGGCACTGGGGAAGCTAATATCCGAAAGACGCCCTCTCTCCGTCGGCGTGCGGGGCGTTGGGCCATAGCCGCTCATAATCGCTCATGGTCCGCTCATGAACGGCTCATAGCTGCCGCGACAGGGTAGGAGGCAGGTTTAGGTGATTCAATCACAGTCGGTGATCGTCACCCCCGCGAGAGACGCCATTTTCCTCGTCTACACCATCGCCAACGGCGGTGAGTCCACCGTCCGGGACCTGCTCCACGATGTGCCGTCGCTGCTGCATTCCGTCGGCTTCCGCATTCCCGAGGCCGAGCTCACCTGCGTCGTCGGAATCGGCTCCCAGGCCTGGGACCGGCTCTACGACGGGCCGCGCCCGCGCGATCTGCATCCCTTCGAGCCGCTGGCGGGCGAGGGTCACCAGGCGCCGTCCACGCCCGGCGACATCCTCTTCCACATCCGCGCCCTGCACCGGGACATCTGTTTCGAACTGGCCGCGCAGATCGCCCGCCGTATGCAGGGCGCCGCGACCGCGGTCGACGAGGTGCACGGCTTCAAGTTCTTCGACGACCGCGACCTGCTCGGTTTCGTCGACGGCAGCGCGAACCCCACGGGCAAGGAGGCCGTCGCCTCGGTGTACGTCGGCGACGAGGATCCCGGCTTCAAGGGCGGCAGTTACGTCATCGTCCAGAAGTACCTGCACGACCTCGCCAAGTGGAACGCGATGACCGTCGAGGACCAGGAGATGGCCATCGGGCGCACCAAGCTGCCCAATATCGAGCTGCCCGACGACGTCAAGCCGCCGAACTCACACGTCGCGCTCAACACCATCTACGACGCGGACGGCCAGCAGCTCCAGATCGTCCGCGAGAACAAGCCCTTCGGCCGGGTCGGGGACGCGGAGTTCGGCACGTACTTCATCGGCTACGCGCGCACGCCCGCGGTGACCGAGCACATGCTGCGGAACATGTTCCTCGGGACCAAACCGGGAATGCACGACCGGATTCTCGACTTCTCGACGGCGGTCACCGGTTGTCTTTTCTACGTGCCGACCGTCGAATTCCTCAAGAACCAGCCGGCGATGCCCGGCAGCACCTCCTAGACGTCTCCTCCGATTCGTCGTCCTTCCTGCCTTGGCAGTCGTACGCGACCGCCAAGGCAGATTTTTTGGGTGCCGCCCCCGGGGCCGCCCTTGTGTCCTCCGCTTGCGAAGGCCTGGGTCTCGGGTTTGAGTGTTCAGTGCCTCTCCGGTGAGTGTTCAGTTTCCCTCCGGCACCAGGAGCTGCCATGTCGATGTCGTTCGGTTCCGCTTTCGGCTCGTCCGATCCGTTCAGCGATCTGCTGAGCCGGTTCTTCGGAATGTCGCCCGCGTCGTCGCCGCCGGCGGTCCAGCGGGTACCGATCGGCCGCCTCCTGACGCAGCCGGCGCACGATCTGCTCAACCGTGCCGCCCGGCGGGCGCTGGAGGACGGTACGTCGGACCTCGACACCGAGCACCTGCTGTGGGCCGCCGCCAAGGTCGACCCCGCGCGAAGCCTCCTGGCCCAGGCGGGAGTCGACCCCGACACGCTGGCGGACAAGATCGCCGAGGTGCTGCCCCGGGAGGCCGGCGAGACGCCGAGCGAGCCGAACCTGACCCCGGCCGCCAAGCGCATCCTCGCCGACGCGTACATCCAGTCCCAGGAGGCCGGCGTCTCCTACATCGGTCCCGAGCACATCCTCGGCGCCCTGGTGTCGGACCGTGACACCGACGCCAACCGTCTGCTGCGCGCGGACGGGGCGGACGTCAATCGGTTGCGCGGGGTGACGGAGCAGGCTGCTCGATCGGAGGGTGGTGCCATGGCTGACGGCAAGAAGGGAACGTCCACGCTGGACGAGTACGGGCGGGACCTCACCGAGGAGGCCAAGGCCGGCAAGCTCGACCCGGTCGTCGGTCGCGCCGGGGAGATCGAGGAGACCGTCGAGATCCTGTCCCGGCGCTCGAAGAACAACCCGGTGCTCGTCGGTGAGCCCGGCGTCGGCAAGACGGCCATCGTCGAGGGCCTCGCCCAGCGCATCGTAGCGGGCGACGTCCCCAACACCCTCAAGGACAAGCGGGTGGTGGCGCTGGACCTGTCGGCGATGATCGCCGGGTCCCAGTACCGCGGTCAGTTCGAGGAACGGCTGAAGAAGGTCATCGAGGACGTCAAGGAGTCCCACGGCGACATCATCCTGTTCATCGACGAACTCCACACCGTGGTCGGCGCCGGTGCCACCGGCGAGGGCTCGATGGACGCGGCGAACATGCTCAAGCCGGCGCTGGCGCGCGGTGAGTTGCACGTCGTGGGCGCGACGACGCTGGACGAGTACCGCAAGTACATCGAGAAGGACGCGGCGCTGGAGCGGCGGTTCCAGCCGGTGAAGGTGCCCGAGCCGAGCGTCGACGAGACCGTGGAGATCCTGGAGGGTCTGCGGGACGCGTACGAGGCGCATCACGGCGTCCGCTTCACCGACGGCGCGCTCGCCGCGGCCGCCGAGCTCTCCGACCGGTACATCAGCGACCGCTTCCTGCCCGACAAGGCCATCGACCTCATGGACCAGGCCGGTGCCCGCGTACGCCTGCGCGCCGCCAGCCCCTCCCCCGAACTGACCGACCGCGAGGAACACATCGCGCGCCTGCGCCGCGAGCTCAACCAGGCTGTCGCGTCCGAGGACTTCGGCAAGGCGTCCGAGCTGAAGAAGGACATCGCGAAGGCCGAGAGCGAGCTCGAAGGCATCGAGGAGGAGCGCGAAGGTGTGGTGACCGTCGACGCGAAGGACATCGCCGACGTCGTCTCGCGCCGCACGGGTATCCCCGTCTCGCAGCTGACGGAGAGCGAGAAGGAGAAGCTCCTCAACCTCGAAGAGGACATGCACACCCGCGTGGTCGGCCAGAACGAGGCGATCGCGGCCGTCTCCCAGGCGGTACGCCGTAACCGCTCCGGCATGGGCGACCCCGACCGGCCCGTCGGCTCGTTCCTCTTCCTCGGCCCCACCGGTGTCGGCAAGACCGAGGTCGCCAAGACCATCGCGGACAAGCTGTTCGGCAGCGAGGACAAGCTGGTCCGCTTCGACATGAGCGAGTTCCAGGAGAAGCACACCGTCGCCCGGCTGGTCGGCGCCCCTCCCGGGTACGTCGGCTACGAGGAGGCCGGGCAGCTCACCGAGAAGGTGCGCCGGAACCCGTACTGCGTCGTCCTGTTCGACGAGATCGAGAAGGCGCACCCCGACGTCTTCAACGCACTCCTCCAGGTGCTCGACGACGGCATCCTCACCGACGCCCAGGGCCGCACGGTCAACTTCCGGCACTGCGTCATCATCATGACGTCCAACATCGGCGCCCAGCTGATCATCGACCACGAGGGCGATGTCTTCGAGATCAAGGGCGAGTTGATGGACCTGCTGCGGGGCTTCTTCCGCCCCGAGTTCCTCAACCGCATCGACGACATCATCATCTTCAACGGCCTCACCGAGA includes the following:
- a CDS encoding PP2C family protein-serine/threonine phosphatase, whose translation is MRWIPVCYVVGVLLIEPFTPVQWPVSFLLIALPLVTAFAYGPVVVAAVTVLAVVLEGVLAGTPCCAGRVVGYQWDRHYVAAYVCTALVGTLGTILAVGRTRRERTLADVRFVAEIAQHVLLRPVPRRIGNLLVESFCLSAAAEARIGGDLYEAVPTPYGVRLLIGDVRGKGLLAVETAATLLGAFREAAHDEPDLPALVARVETSMMRRAAQLPGSDVSERFVTAVFAEIPSDSHVVRIVNCGHPPPLLIRPAEVRELDTGRSAPPLNLGMLVGDPYHVDARPFRPGDQILLYTDGITETRDPDGSFYPLADRVRSWGRLRPRELMERLHQDLVEYSHDHLHDDTAALTASLLPDPPDVPDEPDGRSEAWESRSDAR
- a CDS encoding NADPH:quinone reductase; protein product: MRAAYITELGPAEAIRLGELPPPLPGPHDVLVDVEFSAVNSVDTFVRSGAYGTPMRFPFVVGRDLAGTVAAVGSAVSAFRPGDRVWCNSLGHAGRQGAAAEQAVVPADRLYHVPDGVDLLDTVALAHSAATAHLALFPHGRLRAGETVAVLGAAGNVGSALVVLAAQAGARVVAVASARDAAYVRSLGADHVVDYRSPDAVEEIRAAAPDGVDLHIDTSGRNDLEVALNLLADRGRMVVMSGLHTRPVLPAGALYARDRSIRGFAISNADTTQLAEAARRLNTLLAEGRIRPRAVEVLPLSAAAEAHRRVEQREARGKLVLRVED
- a CDS encoding Dyp-type peroxidase, translated to MIQSQSVIVTPARDAIFLVYTIANGGESTVRDLLHDVPSLLHSVGFRIPEAELTCVVGIGSQAWDRLYDGPRPRDLHPFEPLAGEGHQAPSTPGDILFHIRALHRDICFELAAQIARRMQGAATAVDEVHGFKFFDDRDLLGFVDGSANPTGKEAVASVYVGDEDPGFKGGSYVIVQKYLHDLAKWNAMTVEDQEMAIGRTKLPNIELPDDVKPPNSHVALNTIYDADGQQLQIVRENKPFGRVGDAEFGTYFIGYARTPAVTEHMLRNMFLGTKPGMHDRILDFSTAVTGCLFYVPTVEFLKNQPAMPGSTS
- a CDS encoding ATP-dependent Clp protease ATP-binding subunit; protein product: MSMSFGSAFGSSDPFSDLLSRFFGMSPASSPPAVQRVPIGRLLTQPAHDLLNRAARRALEDGTSDLDTEHLLWAAAKVDPARSLLAQAGVDPDTLADKIAEVLPREAGETPSEPNLTPAAKRILADAYIQSQEAGVSYIGPEHILGALVSDRDTDANRLLRADGADVNRLRGVTEQAARSEGGAMADGKKGTSTLDEYGRDLTEEAKAGKLDPVVGRAGEIEETVEILSRRSKNNPVLVGEPGVGKTAIVEGLAQRIVAGDVPNTLKDKRVVALDLSAMIAGSQYRGQFEERLKKVIEDVKESHGDIILFIDELHTVVGAGATGEGSMDAANMLKPALARGELHVVGATTLDEYRKYIEKDAALERRFQPVKVPEPSVDETVEILEGLRDAYEAHHGVRFTDGALAAAAELSDRYISDRFLPDKAIDLMDQAGARVRLRAASPSPELTDREEHIARLRRELNQAVASEDFGKASELKKDIAKAESELEGIEEEREGVVTVDAKDIADVVSRRTGIPVSQLTESEKEKLLNLEEDMHTRVVGQNEAIAAVSQAVRRNRSGMGDPDRPVGSFLFLGPTGVGKTEVAKTIADKLFGSEDKLVRFDMSEFQEKHTVARLVGAPPGYVGYEEAGQLTEKVRRNPYCVVLFDEIEKAHPDVFNALLQVLDDGILTDAQGRTVNFRHCVIIMTSNIGAQLIIDHEGDVFEIKGELMDLLRGFFRPEFLNRIDDIIIFNGLTEKDLEQILDLLLAKTRKRLETQGLSFEITEPAKKLLIEQGYQPEFGARPLRRTIQTELDNRIATLLLSGDAEPGETVIADVRDDKLHVTVRGKESHHEKKGHGESEKSDKGGTRAKKTAEKSAPDDNKKKPPRKSAKSNGDDGS